Sequence from the Rutidosis leptorrhynchoides isolate AG116_Rl617_1_P2 chromosome 3, CSIRO_AGI_Rlap_v1, whole genome shotgun sequence genome:
GAAACGTTTTGGGAAGGAGGGACGCTCATGGAATTGATTGAAGAAATCCATAATATTATCTTCTAGAAAATGCCATTCTTTCTTGAAAAATTGTAACGATAATCCATTCGGGCTGGGAGTTTTGTTTCCATTAAAGCTTTCTATAACATTTAAGACTTCACTGACAGAAAATTAATTTTCAATGATACTGGATAAACACACTGGAACTCGGGCTAACTTTAACGTGGCCCAATTGATATCCATATGAACTGCTATGGACGGGGGAGCAGTAAATAACTTTTCAAAATAGTCGATAGCATGCTCTTTTACAAAATCAGGAACATCAACCCAATTGTTATCAATTAGCAAACCTGCAACATATGATGAATTGATGATTGCTGACGGAATACGAGAAACAATGTGGAAGAAACGAGAATTTTTATCCCCCACTTTTAACCAATGAAACTTAGAAAGCAGCCTTCTTTTAGATTCAATTCTAACAGAAATTTGTTTTTTGCACCCTTTGAGGTTCGACAACAGAGTGATTTCAAGAGCAGAAAGATCACGAGTTTGTAATGATTCTTTAACATTTTAATCTCTTCATCAATCAATCTTAGGTTATGCTCGTCAGTGTCATGGTGTGAAGAACTCCAAATCTTTAGGTCTGCTTTTAGGAGTCTCAATTTTTTGGCAACCTTGAAGGCAGCCCATCCGTTTACATCATATTCCTTCCACAGATTCTCACAAAACTGCATAAAACCTTTCTTTTGAAGCGAAACGGTCTTGGACCCCAATTTGCTAACTTTTTAGCCCATATTAACGGTTTGTGATCGGACGGGCCCGAGTGATCGGTTTGGAGAATTGCTTCGGGCCACAAAAGAGCCCACTTACTATTAATAAAAACTCTATCGATACGTGAGAATTTGCCCGAAGGCCCTTCCCTTGTGAACTCATCATTAGATAAACATTGATCAATAAGATTAGCTTGGATAGTAAAAGTATTAAACGAGTCAATACTATTTTTATCTATATTTTCACGTAATCTTTCATCCGGTGAGCGAACCGAATTGAAATCCCCCAAAAAACACAAAGGACCCGGCCATTTATTCGTCATACTAGTAAGTTGAGACCAaactattttttttcttattttcaaGGTGGGGTGCGTAAACGTTAATGATCGATTCAtaattaatgagttacttaattaaggattgagtgcaaggAGATTAAGATGgaagatgggatgtttgatgattattttgggccctgatgatcgtctttcactttaacagtcaagtgatcaaccaccccgacccggtcttgattgttaattagcatgattcaccttgacACGATGTAAAAGTTCCTTAGGAAAAATCACAAGAGAAAATTACAAAGATCCGGACAAATGACAgataatcaacaacctataaatgagaggccgagctccctatttatagtattcgaaatattcgCGGTTTACGGATTGTTTAGCTATCCGCGAAAACTTAGCGAAGtgacccgcagtcttttattagcGTGGAAACTGATCCGCTATCTTTATTTTCAGCTAATATTCCAAGCGTTTTGATTATAGTTCGCGTAACTTATTTTtttagcctttagcaaataaaatatacatatacaatgctatgtatatgatcaagtcccccagtttattatgatacatcttGCGGAGTAAATgtgtcatgataaactctaaaaatttaAAGTTATCTTGACCATTATTCACATTAAAACTTTTTCGCCTTGCCTTTGTTACCGTTACAGCAAATAAAGTTACCGTTTGGCGAAAATATTACCGTTTAAATTATCACAACGGATACTTAACACAATTGATTAGCACCTTTatttcccctatatatatatatatatatatatatatatatatatatatatatatatatatatatatatatatatatatatatatcagcgtCCATAACCACTAATTTCCACTCGTTACTTTGAAATACCTCGCAATTTAATCAAATATTCATTCCACCTTTGCAACTTCTTTCTTTCTCGTAATTCCCTTTCATTCTACAATGAAGATTGACGAGGTTGACAGCAAAGTTAACCCGAAGACACTAATTATGAAGCTATTAACTAGCCCGGAGTCCAAAGCAACGACATCTTCTGGTAAAGAAAAGCAATCAATTCCAGTCGTCGATTTAACTTCCAAATCTACTATCGCCAAACTGAGCTCCACCAAACGACCACACCAGACGCTGCCACCATCGCAGAGTAAAAAGCCAAAGCAACATGACACCACCCTTTACGATAATCCGATTATATCAGATTATGAAGGGGATCAGCAAGCGGGTACATCGCGAGCATTATCTCACGTATATAAAATTCGCTATGTTTATATTTCTCCAACTGATTAATTGCTTTATTTTGCAGGCGATTCAACTTTTGACCCAGTTTATCCCAGCCCAAACACTGTTGATCAAATTACTGAGTTATTCCACACTCCACCCGACTCTTATGGGGTGAGAGTTGACAGTTTATCGGGATACACTTATGCTTCTTCTTCTGCGGCACTAGATCAACGCCAACAGATGAAGATGGCGATCCAAAACGAGCTTCGCCGTGAATTCTCGAAGCTTTATGCGCTTGATGCACATAACAGTTTTGTGCAGAATTTCTACATGTGCTTCAATTCTGCC
This genomic interval carries:
- the LOC139901888 gene encoding uncharacterized protein codes for the protein MTNKWPGPLCFLGDFNSVRSPDERLRENIDKNSIDSFNTFTIQANLIDQCLSNDEFTREGPSGKFSRIDRVFINSKWALLWPEAILQTDHSGPSDHKPLIWAKKLANWGPRPFRFKRKVLCKSLQTRDLSALEITLLSNLKGCKKQISVRIESKRRLLSKFHWLKVGDKNSRFFHIVSRIPSAIINSSYVAGLLIDNNWVDVPDFVKEHAIDYFEKLFTAPPSIAVHMDINWATLKLARVPVCLSSIIEN